Proteins from a genomic interval of Nostoc sp. TCL240-02:
- a CDS encoding LapA family protein, with the protein MKIAPFLTSVVVAVWVIAIAIISVQNATPVSLKFLTFQSIQIPMGLVLAFSACLGLIGMALLQPLWGLAGIGQRNSRLEDDAEFFVDDEDF; encoded by the coding sequence ATGAAAATTGCTCCTTTTTTGACATCCGTAGTTGTAGCGGTTTGGGTAATCGCGATCGCAATTATTTCAGTCCAAAATGCCACACCCGTATCGTTAAAATTCTTAACATTCCAATCGATTCAGATACCAATGGGTTTAGTGTTAGCTTTTAGTGCTTGTTTGGGGTTAATTGGCATGGCACTGCTGCAACCTCTTTGGGGACTAGCTGGTATTGGACAGCGTAATTCTCGATTAGAAGACGATGCGGAATTTTTTGTTGATGATGAAGATTTTTGA
- a CDS encoding BrnT family toxin codes for MAYQWDRDKAAANLRKHGVDFADAVTVFSDDLAITITDERFDEERFITIGIDAFNRVLVVVYTWRNDEIRLISARKATRYEQKQYEDG; via the coding sequence ATGGCGTATCAGTGGGATAGGGATAAGGCAGCAGCCAATCTTCGCAAGCATGGCGTTGACTTTGCTGATGCAGTAACTGTATTTTCTGACGATTTAGCAATTACCATCACAGATGAACGTTTTGATGAAGAGAGATTTATCACTATTGGGATAGATGCTTTCAATCGAGTTTTAGTAGTTGTGTATACATGGCGCAATGATGAGATTCGATTAATTTCTGCCCGCAAAGCTACGCGCTATGAACAAAAGCAGTATGAGGATGGATAA
- a CDS encoding phosphoglucomutase/phosphomannomutase family protein, with translation MSSKIKFGTDGWRGIIADDFTFPNVRKVTRAIATYLETAYTKDRPVLIAYDTRFLADQFAKTAAQVLADLGWTVKITVRDCPTPVIAYNARYLNSAGALMFTASHNPAPYCGIKYIPDYAGPATPEITDTIVANIESASDELPGNNPSGSISIFDPKPDYLQFIYTLLDIEKIKSANLKIKYDALYSTSRGYLDEVLQHSGVQLESFHDWRDVLFGGGMPEPKGEQLVELVEAVVRDQADLGLATDGDSDRFGIVDEQGTVLTPNTVLLVLARHLIKNKGKTGAIVRTVATTHLLDNFAAKNGLQIYETSVGFKYIGEKMRETAVLIGGEESGGLSIIGHIPEKDGVLADMLVAEAIAYEGKPLSQMVKEAIAEADGPLYNNRLDLHLTEAHKTAVIDSFTKNPPTEVAGIKVKEVGRKDGIKLYLEEGSWILLRPSGTEPLVRVYLETNTPEKLTQIAQELESVIAKLEG, from the coding sequence ATGTCTAGCAAGATAAAATTTGGTACTGATGGATGGCGAGGGATTATTGCCGATGACTTTACTTTCCCCAATGTGCGAAAAGTAACAAGAGCAATTGCCACCTACTTGGAAACAGCCTACACAAAAGATAGACCAGTACTTATTGCCTACGATACTCGCTTTTTAGCTGACCAGTTTGCCAAAACTGCGGCCCAAGTACTGGCAGACTTGGGTTGGACTGTGAAAATTACCGTTCGGGATTGCCCCACACCAGTAATTGCCTACAATGCCCGTTACTTAAATTCCGCAGGGGCGTTAATGTTTACTGCTAGTCATAATCCAGCACCTTACTGTGGAATTAAATATATACCCGATTATGCTGGGCCTGCCACTCCAGAGATTACTGATACTATTGTGGCAAATATAGAAAGTGCATCGGATGAGTTACCTGGAAACAACCCATCAGGTTCAATTTCAATTTTCGATCCGAAACCTGATTACCTGCAATTTATCTACACCCTACTTGATATAGAAAAGATCAAAAGCGCTAATTTAAAAATAAAGTACGATGCTTTGTATTCTACCTCCCGTGGCTATTTAGATGAAGTTTTACAACATAGTGGTGTTCAGCTAGAAAGTTTCCACGATTGGAGAGATGTTTTATTTGGGGGTGGAATGCCAGAACCCAAAGGAGAACAATTGGTTGAATTAGTGGAAGCTGTAGTCCGAGATCAAGCTGATTTGGGCTTGGCAACGGATGGAGATAGCGATCGCTTTGGTATTGTTGATGAACAAGGAACTGTCCTCACTCCGAATACTGTGTTGTTAGTTCTAGCACGTCATTTAATTAAAAACAAAGGTAAAACTGGCGCGATAGTCCGCACTGTAGCGACAACCCACCTGTTGGATAATTTCGCTGCTAAAAATGGGCTGCAAATTTACGAAACATCTGTTGGTTTTAAATACATCGGTGAAAAAATGCGGGAAACTGCCGTATTAATTGGTGGAGAAGAATCAGGCGGTTTGAGTATTATCGGGCATATTCCAGAAAAAGACGGGGTTTTAGCAGATATGCTGGTGGCAGAAGCGATCGCTTATGAAGGTAAACCTCTGAGTCAGATGGTTAAAGAAGCGATCGCAGAAGCTGATGGGCCACTTTACAACAACCGCCTAGACTTGCACCTCACAGAGGCGCACAAAACGGCCGTTATCGACTCCTTTACTAAAAATCCGCCTACAGAGGTAGCAGGAATTAAAGTCAAGGAAGTGGGGCGGAAAGACGGTATTAAGCTGTATTTAGAAGAAGGTAGCTGGATTTTACTGCGTCCCTCCGGTACAGAACCACTGGTGCGCGTCTACCTAGAAACCAACACTCCCGAAAAACTCACCCAAATTGCCCAAGAGTTAGAGAGTGTCATTGCTAAATTAGAGGGATAA
- a CDS encoding type II toxin-antitoxin system HicB family antitoxin: MKIKAVIWQEDGVWCASVPALPGCHTWGNSYEHLLEMLQDAIQGWLEVAS, encoded by the coding sequence ATGAAAATTAAAGCAGTTATCTGGCAAGAAGATGGTGTGTGGTGTGCTTCTGTACCTGCCCTACCAGGATGTCACACTTGGGGAAACAGCTACGAACATCTGTTAGAAATGCTACAAGATGCAATTCAAGGTTGGTTGGAAGTTGCTAGTTAA
- a CDS encoding BrnA antitoxin family protein, protein MEAEYDFSEGKRGAIESTPTGKTRITIRLDDEVLAWFRDQVHAAGGGNYQTLINDALREYIQQRREPLEDTLRRVLREELERIGK, encoded by the coding sequence ATGGAAGCTGAGTATGATTTTAGCGAGGGCAAGCGGGGAGCGATTGAATCAACACCAACAGGCAAAACTCGAATTACAATTCGTCTAGATGATGAAGTACTAGCATGGTTTCGTGACCAAGTTCACGCAGCAGGTGGAGGAAATTACCAAACTTTGATTAACGATGCCTTGCGTGAGTACATTCAGCAGCGCCGTGAACCGTTAGAAGACACATTACGGCGAGTATTGCGAGAGGAACTTGAGCGCATCGGAAAATGA